The genomic window gagtttcaaaattcaaactgtatcaaaattactcttttgtggcgcgttttacttcaaattgagcaaatattatgaaaaaatcttttaaaataaaactggaattttgttttggatcaaaatgaaaatacattttcgcgccacgtaatattcatatcagatcttttgtagctggaatattgtatgcgccactcatttttacggcgtttattggttttttattcttgtttattataacagacataggcgtaaccaggatgatcctaaggggggttacaactactggaaggtctctgaggggtatggtgttaagcgaatagagctcaaagtccatcccaatgggggggttataacccccaaaacaccccctggttacgcctatgataacagaaattgttaatttgtttaaaaaagattgttcaaataattatacagctttcaaatgagaatatttgtattttaaacgTTGAAAGGTACAGCTTGTGGTAAGTTAAAGAAAACATTAatatattatcatcatcatcattctctttgccttatccctatgcggggtcggcttccctaattgcatttatccacacaattctatcctgggtcatatcaatattaatcccctttaccgacatgtcctgcctaatcgtctcccctacgtcttctttggtcttcctctcctattccttccaggaatctgcacttcagctactcttcgtattggatgattaacgtcttgacgttgaacatgaccaaaccatctcaacctatgctctctcactttggcatcaattggtgccacacttagacttcccctaatatactaatttttaattttatcctttcttatcactccactcatccgtctaagcattctcatctccgccacatgcattagttgttcctctttctttttcactgcccaacattcagttcggTACATCAtaaccggtcttatggctgttttatagaattttcctttcagctttaTTGGAACTTTTGTGTCACACAagacaccactcgcttccttccacttcatccatccagccctaattctattgcatgcatctccatctatttctccattactctgtaatacagatcccaggtacttaaaaatattgctttttacaatcagttcaccaggGGCGGCTCCAGGATTTTATTTTTGGGTAGGCAAGCTACCGGGGGGTCTggggtaaaaaaaaatttttttggaaatgacAAACGAAATTGTGAGTTTTTAGGCTCTCTCTGACTTAATTTTCCAAACAACTTGTTAAGTGAGTTAATGCCTAGCTGGAGGTAACAATTATACTAATATATATTTTCCAAGAAACTTAATGTAGGCCTACCTCTATAGTCTAGTCTTAtgttataaatttaataaacttaccGGTACCTGATACAGAACTCTGTTAGGGTAAGTGCACTATGTATATATAATGTATTTAGCCTAATTAGTATTGGGAAATAAAAACGACAAAATCAAATTGACGAGGCAAATCACACAAAATGTATTACACAAGTTAGTTATTCTTACAGTGTTCGAAAAAGAGTTgtacatattattttaaaatgtttaatgaaTTGTTTTTATTGAACCTTCTATTGAACAGAAAAATGTAACTGATGGAGTTCATTTTAAAAGGAACTTTAGTCTTCTCCCTTTTTGAGCGGCGAATTCGTCTACAACAATTTCAGGGTGACATAGGAGATTGTAGCTAAGTTCTCGTTCTATTGAAATCACTCCCAAACTGTGAAGTCTTTGCCCCATCATTGTAGATCTTAAGCAGTTTTTAATTCGTCTCATCGATGAGAAACTTCTTTCAGCTGTCGCCGAACTTACAGGTATCACTAGAACAACGGACACTATATATCTCAACTCATTGAATGAACCGAAGGAAAAAAGCTCTTTATACAGATCTTCTGTACTTTTACATTTGGAAAACATAGATTTGCCTAAGTCACACTGTGCTTTTAGTTGAATGCAAAACTCTTCATCTTTTCCCCAAAATTTAGCAAAGGAACACAATTCTTTTGGATCCAGAAAATTTTGTGAGTTTGGATTACATGATGATATGCAAGCTAGAAGACTTGAATTTTCTGAGAAtctcttttccatttcttctgaAATATTATCAACTATGCTAAAGAGTTCTGCTTTAAATTGAGTTTTTTTAGAAACACTTTCATCATTGCACGTTGATTTCACTTTTCCAGTAGTTTCAAAAACTAAAAAGTCAGATAGACTGCTGGATGGCGTCTGCTTTCTTATAGGTCTGTTTTCCACACTAAAGTCACTCACACTTCCTTGAACTTGAAAAATGTCTTGAGCTTTTTTGTATAACTCTTCAAACTTGTCATCTGTTCGCATCTTACATAGACTTTCTATTGTTGCTTTAATAAGTCTTAAGCTTTTCCCAATGTCAATGTTTGATGACTGTAGTTGCTTGGAAAGTATGTTTAGGTAGCATAAAATTTCGTCTAAGCAAACAAGAA from Diabrotica virgifera virgifera chromosome 5, PGI_DIABVI_V3a includes these protein-coding regions:
- the LOC126885452 gene encoding uncharacterized protein LOC126885452 → MSICCRYVLESGIRERFLGFVQLTKLDALALANKIQHFLNHIGLNIQLCVSQSYDGASVMSGKFSGVQALMREITGNPCPYVHCHAHRLNLVLVDVSKRVQSVGDTIGLLEAIYAFQSASTLRNELFSFEVKTKSGTKKLKVPQHSDTRWVSKYKGVNFFKTQFSSIVVALQKCAQNKAKPREAAEAKGLLTQFRSFDVIYFLVCLDEILCYLNILSKQLQSSNIDIGKSLRLIKATIESLCKMRTDDKFEELYKKAQDIFQVQGSVSDFSVENRPIRKQTPSSSLSDFLVFETTGKVKSTCNDESVSKKTQFKAELFSIVDNISEEMEKRFSENSSLLACISSCNPNSQNFLDPKELCSFAKFWGKDEEFCIQLKAQCDLGKSMFSKCKSTEDLYKELFSFGSFNELRYIVSVVLVIPVSSATAERSFSSMRRIKNCLRSTMMGQRLHSLGVISIERELSYNLLCHPEIVVDEFAAQKGRRLKFLLK